One segment of Poecile atricapillus isolate bPoeAtr1 chromosome 35, bPoeAtr1.hap1, whole genome shotgun sequence DNA contains the following:
- the IL23A gene encoding interleukin-23 subunit alpha isoform X2 translates to MAPLRRLCLLLALLLPPPAVPAPAPAPAPLRRPDWAACRILSRELSRLLAAVKEPPSALDGMLLLEEDPQNWPPRIRCSDACDPLTLETNNTRCLQRIRQALQHYRDLLGSDIFQDQPQPQLETTMEQLLRHVQEGHGRPPRHPLAPTAVWARHLARHLALKRLRSFAAVISRVFNHSAR, encoded by the exons ATGGCTCCGCTCCGCcgcctctgcctcctcctggctctgctgctgccgccTCCCGCTgtaccggcaccggcaccggccccggccccgctccgccggcCGGACTGGGCCGCCTGCCGGATCCTCTCCCGGGAGCTGTCGCGGCTGCTGGCGGCCGTCAAAGAACCGCCCTCGGCGCTG GAcgggatgctgctgctggaggaggacCCCCAGAATTGGCCCCCCCGGATCCGCTGCAGCGACGCCTGCGACCCCCTGACCCTGGAGACCAACAACACG CGCTGCCTGCAGCGGATCCGCCAGGCGCTCCAGCACTACCGGGACCTGCTGGGCTCCGACATCTTCCAGgaccagccccagccccagctggagaCCAccatggagcagctgctgcGCCACGTCCAG GAGGGGCACGGCCGCCCACCCCGGCACCCCCTGGCTCCCACCGCGGTCTGGGCGCGGCACCTGGCGCGGCACCTGGCGCTGAAGCGGCTCCGCTCCTTCGCCGCCGTCATCAGCCGCGTCTTCAACCACAGCGCCCGCTGA
- the IL23A gene encoding interleukin-23 subunit alpha isoform X1: MSVPVPVSVCVDAGVCGCWYRCRCWCVWMSVPVPVPVPVCVDVDVGAGAGAGAGVCGCRCRCRCRCVWMSVSVPVPVCVDVGAGAGVGAGVGVGAGASHPVGNCPGFSCPSQPVPVRRGSARGPRPGIGSAFEGRRRRFPGAGATCPGIPHLPPPHKSPVAAPVAAQTDRPTMAPLRRLCLLLALLLPPPAVPAPAPAPAPLRRPDWAACRILSRELSRLLAAVKEPPSALDGMLLLEEDPQNWPPRIRCSDACDPLTLETNNTRCLQRIRQALQHYRDLLGSDIFQDQPQPQLETTMEQLLRHVQEGHGRPPRHPLAPTAVWARHLARHLALKRLRSFAAVISRVFNHSAR, translated from the exons AtgtcggtgccggtgccggtgtcGGTGTGTGTGGATGCCGGTGTGTGTGGATGTTGGTACCGGTGCCGGTGCTGGTGTGTGTGGAtgtcggtgccggtgccggtgccggtaccGGTGTGTGTGGATGTCGAtgtcggtgccggtgccggtgccggtgccggtgtgTGTGGAtgtcggtgccggtgccggtgtcGGTGTGTGTGGATGTCGGTGTCGGTGCCGGTACCGGTGTGTGTGGAtgtcggtgccggtgccggtgtcGGTGCCGGTGTCGGTGTCGGTGCCGGTGCCTCCCATCCCGTCGGGAACTGCCCCGGGTTTTCCTGCCCGTCCCAGCCCGTCCCGGTGCGGCGGGGCTCAGCCCGGGGACCCCGGCCCGGTATCGGTTCTGCTTTCGAGGGGAGGCGGCGGCGATTTCCAGGGGCGGGAGCCACCTGCCCCGGGATTCCCCACCTGCCGCCGCCCCATAAGAGCCCGGTGGCGGCGCCGGTGGCGGCACAGACCGACCGACCTACGATGGCTCCGCTCCGCcgcctctgcctcctcctggctctgctgctgccgccTCCCGCTgtaccggcaccggcaccggccccggccccgctccgccggcCGGACTGGGCCGCCTGCCGGATCCTCTCCCGGGAGCTGTCGCGGCTGCTGGCGGCCGTCAAAGAACCGCCCTCGGCGCTG GAcgggatgctgctgctggaggaggacCCCCAGAATTGGCCCCCCCGGATCCGCTGCAGCGACGCCTGCGACCCCCTGACCCTGGAGACCAACAACACG CGCTGCCTGCAGCGGATCCGCCAGGCGCTCCAGCACTACCGGGACCTGCTGGGCTCCGACATCTTCCAGgaccagccccagccccagctggagaCCAccatggagcagctgctgcGCCACGTCCAG GAGGGGCACGGCCGCCCACCCCGGCACCCCCTGGCTCCCACCGCGGTCTGGGCGCGGCACCTGGCGCGGCACCTGGCGCTGAAGCGGCTCCGCTCCTTCGCCGCCGTCATCAGCCGCGTCTTCAACCACAGCGCCCGCTGA